In Sedimenticola thiotaurini, the following proteins share a genomic window:
- the livM gene encoding high-affinity branched-chain amino acid ABC transporter permease LivM, whose translation MTIESSNEPRAIDFPALLKESAVAALVALGLTVVMLGFRTVDTSSGLGITTRWPLVAVAVMSVFFGRLLFAFRREWKAARQPAKRDLKREERRAATIVKRFSTIGGPLFIAFALVLPMLPFADRYVVDIATYVLIYVMLGWGLNIVVGLAGLLDLGYVAFYAVGAYSYALFALYFDLSFWVCLPLAGLCAAGFGVLLGFPVLRLRGDYLAIVTLGFGEIIRVILLNWYTFTNGPDGISGIPRPSFFGLEFKRRASEGAETFHQFFDLDYSSMHRLIFLYYLILVLALMTNFFTLCIRKMPVGRAWEALREDEIACRSLGINPTNTKLTAFALGAMFAGFAGSFFATRQAFISPESFTFIESAVILAIVVLGGMGSQVGVAIAAVLLIGGTELFRELEEYRMLAFGGLMVAIMVWKPRGLLAHREPTIKLHPDGEPPPEESPPAAAGERA comes from the coding sequence ATGACGATCGAATCCAGTAACGAACCCCGCGCCATCGATTTTCCCGCGCTGTTGAAGGAGTCGGCTGTCGCCGCGCTGGTGGCCCTGGGCCTGACTGTGGTCATGCTCGGTTTCCGCACGGTGGATACCAGCTCCGGGCTGGGTATCACGACCCGCTGGCCCCTGGTGGCGGTGGCCGTCATGTCGGTATTTTTCGGCCGTTTGCTGTTTGCCTTCCGCCGTGAATGGAAGGCCGCCCGGCAACCGGCAAAACGGGATCTCAAGCGGGAGGAGAGGCGCGCGGCAACCATTGTGAAACGCTTTTCCACCATTGGCGGTCCGCTGTTCATCGCCTTCGCCCTGGTGTTACCCATGCTGCCGTTTGCCGACCGCTACGTGGTGGATATAGCCACCTATGTGTTGATCTATGTGATGTTGGGTTGGGGACTCAATATTGTGGTCGGACTGGCCGGCCTGCTGGATCTGGGTTACGTGGCGTTCTATGCCGTTGGCGCCTACTCCTATGCCCTGTTTGCCCTCTATTTTGATCTCTCATTCTGGGTCTGCCTGCCCCTGGCCGGGCTCTGTGCGGCCGGTTTTGGTGTGCTGCTGGGGTTTCCGGTTCTGCGGCTGCGTGGCGATTACCTGGCCATTGTTACCCTGGGGTTCGGTGAAATTATCCGGGTGATCCTGCTCAACTGGTACACCTTCACCAACGGGCCTGATGGCATCTCCGGTATTCCACGGCCCAGTTTCTTCGGCCTGGAGTTCAAGCGCAGGGCCAGCGAGGGGGCTGAGACTTTTCACCAGTTCTTCGACCTCGATTACTCCTCCATGCACCGGCTGATCTTCCTCTATTATCTGATCCTGGTTCTGGCGCTGATGACCAATTTCTTCACCCTGTGTATCCGCAAAATGCCGGTGGGTCGTGCCTGGGAGGCGCTGCGGGAAGATGAGATAGCGTGCCGATCGCTGGGTATCAATCCCACCAATACCAAGCTGACGGCGTTTGCCCTGGGTGCCATGTTTGCCGGCTTTGCCGGCTCCTTCTTCGCCACCCGGCAGGCCTTTATCAGTCCCGAGAGTTTTACTTTTATCGAATCGGCAGTGATCCTTGCCATCGTGGTGCTGGGTGGAATGGGTTCCCAGGTGGGCGTGGCGATCGCGGCAGTTTTGCTGATCGGCGGCACCGAGTTGTTCCGGGAGTTGGAGGAGTATCGCATGCTCGCCTTCGGTGGTCTGATGGTTGCCATCATGGTGTGGAAACCACGCGGACTGCTGGCTCATCGTGAACCCACCATCAAACTCCATCCGGATGGTGAGCCGCCGCCTGAAGAGAGTCCGCCAGCAGCTGCGGGGGAGCGGGCATGA
- a CDS encoding alpha/beta fold hydrolase produces the protein MYLEQVIDDRGAGTPLVLLHSSLSNRTQWRKLSERLQSEYRVLAIDLYGYGAGEYPDEPAQFNLAQEAGRIAHITGQRLGEAPFHLIGHSYGGATALRLAHAQPDRILSLGLYEPVAFHLLERDEQAYQIVQQVYSRLSELLAADAIAEATALFIDFWSAPGTYDRLPAERQRLLNHHFPKVQLDFNAILGEHLRAAQYRNLTMPVCLLRSPESPLPSRRVAEVLEQHLPQVETHWLQGGHMAPISHADTVNPYWIEFLKRLQE, from the coding sequence ATGTATCTTGAACAGGTAATTGATGACCGGGGAGCCGGTACACCTCTGGTCCTGCTGCACAGCTCCCTGAGCAACCGCACCCAGTGGCGCAAACTGAGCGAACGGTTGCAGTCCGAATACCGGGTTCTGGCTATCGATCTATACGGCTATGGCGCCGGCGAATACCCCGACGAACCCGCACAATTCAACCTGGCACAGGAAGCCGGGCGCATAGCCCATATAACCGGGCAGCGGCTCGGGGAAGCGCCGTTTCACCTGATCGGACACTCCTATGGAGGCGCCACGGCCCTGCGCCTGGCCCATGCCCAACCCGATCGTATCCTCTCCCTCGGCCTGTACGAGCCGGTCGCCTTTCATCTGCTGGAGAGGGATGAGCAGGCCTACCAGATTGTTCAGCAGGTCTACTCCCGCCTGAGTGAACTGCTGGCGGCCGATGCAATTGCCGAAGCCACTGCCCTGTTTATCGATTTCTGGAGTGCTCCCGGCACCTACGACAGACTCCCAGCGGAACGACAGCGCCTGTTAAATCACCATTTCCCCAAGGTTCAGCTCGATTTCAATGCCATACTGGGAGAGCACCTCCGGGCAGCCCAGTATCGCAACCTCACTATGCCGGTTTGCCTGTTACGCAGCCCGGAGAGTCCCCTACCCAGCCGCCGGGTCGCGGAGGTCCTTGAACAGCATCTGCCACAGGTGGAGACACACTGGCTCCAGGGTGGTCACATGGCCCCGATAAGCCATGCGGACACGGTCAATCCTTACTGGATCGAATTCCTAAAACGGCTGCAGGAGTGA
- a CDS encoding ABC transporter permease subunit, translated as MEYFIQQLINGVTLGSIYGLIAIGYTMVYGIIGMINFAHGDIFMIGAFLSLITFLVLGIIGITWIPLALLIVLLVSMLIAAIYGWTVERLAYRPLRGSFRLAPLISAIGMSIFLQNYVQLLQGARVRPVPPVISGGFTFLEGGSFPITVSYLQIVIVLLTIALMTGFALLIARTSLGRAQRGCEQDRTMSALLGINVDRTISLTFVMGAALAAVAGMLFVLYYGVIDFYIGFLAGIKAFTAAVLGGIGSLPGAMLGGLLIGLIETYWSAYFSIEYKDVAAFAILVLVLIFRPTGLLGKPEIEKV; from the coding sequence ATGGAATACTTTATCCAGCAGTTAATCAACGGCGTTACGCTTGGGTCGATTTACGGACTGATCGCCATCGGCTACACCATGGTGTATGGCATTATCGGCATGATCAATTTTGCGCATGGCGATATTTTCATGATCGGTGCGTTTCTTTCCCTGATCACTTTTCTGGTGCTCGGAATTATCGGTATCACCTGGATTCCCCTGGCGCTGCTGATCGTACTGCTGGTCTCCATGCTGATCGCCGCAATATACGGCTGGACGGTGGAACGACTGGCTTACCGGCCGCTGCGGGGGTCATTCCGGCTCGCTCCCCTGATCTCCGCCATCGGGATGTCGATCTTCCTGCAGAACTATGTCCAGCTGCTGCAGGGGGCCCGGGTCCGTCCCGTACCTCCGGTTATCTCCGGCGGATTCACTTTTCTGGAGGGTGGCAGTTTCCCTATTACGGTCAGCTATCTGCAGATCGTGATCGTGTTGTTGACCATTGCACTGATGACAGGGTTTGCGCTGTTGATCGCCCGCACTTCACTGGGGAGGGCGCAGCGGGGCTGTGAACAGGACCGAACCATGTCGGCCCTGCTCGGCATTAATGTGGACCGGACCATCTCGCTGACCTTCGTCATGGGGGCCGCGCTGGCGGCGGTGGCCGGTATGCTGTTCGTGCTTTATTACGGAGTGATCGATTTCTATATCGGTTTTCTGGCCGGCATCAAAGCGTTTACCGCGGCGGTGCTGGGTGGTATCGGATCGTTGCCGGGCGCCATGCTGGGTGGTCTGCTGATTGGCCTGATTGAGACCTACTGGTCTGCCTACTTCAGTATCGAGTACAAGGATGTGGCCGCCTTCGCCATTCTGGTGCTGGTGCTGATCTTCCGGCCCACCGGGCTGTTGGGGAAACCGGAAATCGAGAAGGTGTAG
- a CDS encoding branched-chain amino acid ABC transporter substrate-binding protein → MKKTFRLSMMAAMTAATMSFGSVALADIKIATAGPMTGQYASFGAQMRAGAEQAVEDINAAGGVLGQKLVLEVGDDACDPKQAVAVANQMINKGVVFMAGHFCSGSSIPASSVYEEEGILMISPASTNPKLTEEGGETVFRVCGRDDQQGAVAGKFLKENYSDKNIAFIHDKTAYGKGLADATLAEYEKLGGKAAMYEAITAGEKDYTALVSKMKQANIGVMYLGGYHTEGGLIVRQMREQGMDTVLVSGDALVTNEYWSITGPAGEGTLMTFSPDPRKNPVAAPLVEKFRSKGIEPEGYVLYTYGAVQAWAQAATRAASTDAYKVSNALHAGEFDTVLGKFGFDAKGDVTAPGYVLYKWVNGTYDYL, encoded by the coding sequence ATGAAAAAAACATTCAGGCTGTCCATGATGGCAGCGATGACTGCTGCCACTATGAGCTTTGGCTCAGTGGCGCTGGCCGATATTAAGATTGCCACTGCCGGTCCCATGACCGGCCAATACGCAAGTTTTGGCGCCCAGATGCGGGCGGGTGCTGAACAGGCGGTTGAAGATATCAATGCGGCCGGTGGTGTGCTGGGGCAGAAGCTGGTGCTGGAAGTGGGGGACGACGCCTGCGATCCGAAGCAGGCCGTGGCCGTTGCCAACCAGATGATCAACAAGGGCGTGGTATTCATGGCCGGACACTTCTGCTCCGGCTCATCCATACCGGCATCTTCGGTGTATGAAGAGGAGGGGATTTTGATGATCTCTCCAGCCTCAACCAACCCGAAGCTCACCGAGGAGGGGGGCGAGACGGTATTCCGGGTGTGTGGTCGGGATGACCAGCAGGGCGCCGTGGCAGGCAAGTTCCTGAAAGAAAATTATTCTGACAAGAATATTGCCTTTATCCATGACAAGACCGCCTACGGTAAGGGACTTGCGGATGCCACCCTGGCTGAGTACGAAAAGCTGGGCGGTAAGGCCGCCATGTACGAGGCGATCACCGCCGGTGAGAAGGACTACACCGCGCTGGTCTCGAAAATGAAACAGGCCAATATCGGGGTGATGTATCTGGGTGGTTACCACACCGAAGGTGGTCTGATTGTGCGGCAGATGCGTGAGCAGGGCATGGATACCGTATTGGTCTCCGGTGATGCGCTGGTCACCAACGAGTACTGGTCCATTACCGGGCCGGCGGGCGAGGGCACCCTGATGACCTTCAGCCCTGATCCCCGCAAGAACCCGGTTGCTGCACCCCTGGTGGAGAAGTTCCGCAGCAAGGGCATTGAGCCGGAAGGTTACGTGCTTTACACCTACGGTGCGGTACAGGCCTGGGCGCAGGCGGCTACCCGGGCAGCTTCAACTGACGCCTACAAGGTGAGCAATGCGCTGCATGCCGGCGAGTTTGATACCGTTCTGGGTAAGTTCGGTTTTGATGCCAAGGGTGATGTGACCGCACCCGGTTATGTACTCTACAAGTGGGTGAACGGTACTTACGACTATTTGTAA
- a CDS encoding ABC transporter ATP-binding protein, which produces MLNITGVHTFYGSIEALRGVDLTVNAGEIVTLIGANGAGKSTLLMTTCGIPRAARGSIRYLDRDITRLSTHEIMHLGLAQVPEGRRIFPRMTVLENLLMGAIVSDEAYLEEDLERVTTLFPILKKRTHQRGGTLSGGEQQMLAIARAMMSRPKLLLLDEPSLGLAPLVVRQIFEVIEEINREDDVTVLLVEQNAYHALKLAHRGYVMVNGEITLSGESRELLERPEVRAAYLEGGH; this is translated from the coding sequence ATGTTGAACATTACCGGCGTACACACCTTCTACGGCAGTATCGAAGCGTTAAGAGGAGTCGATCTCACGGTCAATGCGGGGGAGATTGTCACCCTGATCGGAGCGAATGGGGCGGGTAAAAGCACCCTGTTGATGACCACCTGCGGTATACCACGCGCGGCCCGGGGCAGCATCCGCTATCTGGATCGGGATATCACCCGCTTGAGTACCCACGAGATCATGCACCTGGGGCTGGCCCAGGTACCGGAGGGCCGGCGTATCTTCCCCCGGATGACGGTGTTGGAGAACCTGTTAATGGGGGCGATTGTCTCTGACGAGGCCTATCTGGAAGAGGACCTGGAGCGTGTCACGACCCTGTTCCCGATCTTGAAAAAACGCACCCACCAGCGCGGCGGTACGCTCTCCGGTGGCGAACAGCAGATGCTCGCCATTGCCCGGGCCATGATGAGTCGGCCTAAACTGCTGCTGCTGGATGAACCCTCACTGGGACTCGCTCCACTGGTGGTAAGGCAGATATTTGAAGTGATCGAGGAGATCAACAGGGAAGATGATGTGACGGTACTGCTGGTGGAACAGAACGCCTACCATGCACTGAAACTGGCGCACCGTGGTTATGTCATGGTGAACGGCGAGATCACCCTGTCGGGGGAGAGCAGGGAACTGCTGGAACGCCCCGAGGTGCGGGCCGCCTATCTGGAGGGTGGACATTGA
- a CDS encoding ABC transporter ATP-binding protein, translated as MSSSVSSLSPELVIPSGVAPLLTIEHLTMRFGGLTAIDDVSFAAGEGEITAIIGPNGAGKTTLFNCITGFYTPTVGRLTLRARGETFLLERMDGFRIAQKAHVARTFQNIRLFSEMSVLENLVVAQHNELMKASGYTVTGLFGFRGYRKKEQEAADLARYWLDRVGLTRLADINAGNLPYGAQRRLEIARAMCIKPTLLCLDEPAAGLNPKESGELNALLNYIKDEHRIGLLLIEHDMSVVMEISDHVIVLDYGSKISDGTPLYVRSDPNVIRAYLGEDETEALPPEVEADLRKDLDPQNREGA; from the coding sequence ATGAGCAGTAGCGTATCCTCCCTGTCACCTGAACTGGTCATACCCAGTGGCGTTGCACCGCTGTTGACCATTGAGCACCTGACCATGCGGTTTGGTGGCCTGACCGCCATTGATGATGTCTCCTTCGCCGCGGGCGAGGGGGAGATTACCGCGATTATCGGACCGAATGGGGCCGGTAAAACCACTCTGTTCAACTGTATCACCGGCTTCTATACACCCACTGTCGGCCGGTTGACCCTGCGGGCCCGGGGGGAAACCTTTCTGCTGGAACGGATGGATGGGTTTCGCATCGCCCAGAAGGCCCACGTTGCCCGGACCTTCCAGAATATTCGTCTCTTCTCGGAGATGTCGGTGCTGGAGAATCTGGTCGTTGCCCAACATAACGAATTGATGAAGGCATCCGGTTATACAGTAACCGGCCTGTTCGGTTTTCGCGGCTATCGGAAAAAGGAGCAGGAGGCGGCCGATCTGGCGCGCTACTGGCTGGACCGGGTGGGACTGACCCGGCTGGCCGATATCAATGCGGGCAATCTCCCCTATGGCGCCCAGCGACGACTGGAGATTGCCCGGGCCATGTGCATCAAGCCGACCCTGCTCTGTCTGGATGAGCCGGCCGCGGGGCTGAATCCGAAGGAGTCAGGGGAACTCAACGCCTTGCTGAACTACATCAAGGATGAACACCGGATCGGGCTGCTGTTGATTGAACACGATATGAGCGTGGTGATGGAGATTTCGGATCACGTGATCGTGCTCGATTACGGCAGCAAGATATCCGATGGTACCCCGCTCTATGTGCGCTCCGATCCCAATGTCATTCGGGCCTATCTGGGTGAGGATGAGACAGAGGCATTGCCTCCTGAGGTAGAAGCGGACCTCAGAAAGGATCTTGATCCGCAAAACAGGGAGGGTGCCTGA
- the putA gene encoding bifunctional proline dehydrogenase/L-glutamate gamma-semialdehyde dehydrogenase PutA: MIIPFDASTALDSNTIQQAPDLLKERISPLYCVDEARLLETLIPLARPVDDLLEKITRESAGLIQAVRERDDAIHMIDALLLEYSLDTREGVLLMCLAEALMRIPDSATADALIRDKLTVADWKQHLQRSQSLLVNASTWGLLLTGKVITLDAGMDDEPATIINRLVNRLSEPVVRQAMHQAMKIMGRQFVLGRTIAEALVNSRRLREAGYSYSFDMLGEAAITGQDADHYFDAYSQAIRVIGSEKPRSDPAGRSSISIKLSALHPRYEQAQKQRVMGELGERMRRLIQLARELDVGITIDAEEADRLELSLDLFEQLYRDRVSRGWGNIGLVVQAYQKRALPVLCWLAALANSQGDRIPLRLVKGAYWDSEIKHAQQLGLPGYPVFTRKEATDVSYLACARFLLSEPVRGLLYPQFATHNAHTVASVASMASHDEFEFQRLHGMGDALYATVRERYSNRVRIYAPVGSHKDLLPYLVRRLLENGANSSFVHRLIDRATPVDSLIEHSVIQLCRNQTLANERIPLPTAIYGPTRGNSQGLNINVADQRLPLQQQVAGFYKQRWQACPIVNGSAMETGTALPVRAPQDRAIQVGSLFEADSETVAQAIQGAQQAFPRWNGTPVKERSAALERAADLLETHRAELIALCQLEAGKTLQDAIDEVREAVDFCRYYAVQARQLFGTPVTLDGPTGETNELYLQGRGVFVCISPWNFPLAIFTGQVMAALVAGNCVLAKPAEQTSLIAARAVTLFHQAGIPGEVLQLVPGEGRRIGPLLTAHAGITGVAFTGSTETAWQINRSLAARNAPIATLVAETGGQNAMIVDSTALPEQVIQDVVASAFTSAGQRCSALRVLFVQEDVADRILDLLRGAMAELTVGDPCHLESDVGPVIDEAARRTLQQHISEMRQQARLIAETPLPPDGEAGCFVAPVAFEIKRMDQLDREHFGPVLHVIRFKAAGLDEVISQINQAGYGLTLGIHSRNETTSRYIESRVRVGNVYINRNQIGAVVGVQPFGGLGLSGTGPKAGGPHYLLRFATERTRTINSAAIGGNATLLSLQNSVIR, translated from the coding sequence GTGATAATCCCATTCGATGCCAGCACTGCCTTGGATAGCAACACCATTCAGCAGGCCCCCGATCTGCTCAAGGAGCGCATCAGCCCCCTCTATTGCGTAGACGAAGCGCGTCTGCTTGAGACGCTCATTCCGCTGGCCCGCCCAGTCGATGATCTGCTGGAGAAGATCACCCGGGAGAGTGCTGGTCTGATCCAGGCTGTGCGGGAGCGGGATGATGCCATCCACATGATCGACGCCCTGCTGCTGGAGTACAGCCTGGATACCCGGGAAGGGGTGCTGCTGATGTGCCTGGCAGAAGCGCTGATGCGTATCCCCGACAGTGCCACCGCGGATGCCCTGATCAGGGACAAGCTGACCGTAGCCGACTGGAAACAGCATCTGCAGCGCAGCCAATCCCTGCTGGTCAATGCCTCCACCTGGGGGCTGCTGCTGACCGGTAAGGTGATTACCCTGGATGCCGGTATGGATGATGAACCGGCCACCATTATCAACCGGCTGGTGAACCGTCTGAGCGAGCCGGTGGTGCGGCAGGCGATGCACCAGGCGATGAAAATCATGGGACGGCAGTTTGTGCTGGGCCGCACCATTGCCGAGGCACTGGTCAACAGTCGCCGGTTGCGGGAGGCGGGTTACAGCTACTCCTTCGATATGCTGGGGGAGGCCGCCATTACGGGCCAGGATGCCGACCACTATTTCGACGCATACAGCCAGGCGATCCGCGTCATTGGCAGTGAGAAACCCCGGTCAGATCCGGCCGGTCGTTCCAGTATCTCCATCAAGTTGTCGGCCCTGCATCCCCGCTATGAACAGGCCCAGAAACAGCGGGTGATGGGGGAGTTGGGTGAACGGATGCGGCGTCTGATCCAACTGGCCCGGGAGCTGGATGTGGGTATCACTATCGATGCGGAAGAGGCGGATCGGCTGGAGCTGTCCCTGGATCTGTTCGAGCAGCTCTACCGGGACCGGGTCAGCCGGGGCTGGGGCAACATCGGCCTGGTGGTGCAGGCCTATCAGAAGCGGGCGTTGCCGGTGCTCTGCTGGCTGGCGGCGCTGGCCAACAGCCAGGGGGATCGGATACCGCTGCGCCTGGTCAAGGGGGCTTACTGGGACAGCGAGATCAAGCATGCACAGCAACTGGGTCTGCCGGGCTATCCGGTATTCACCCGCAAAGAGGCGACCGATGTCTCCTATCTGGCCTGTGCCCGTTTCCTGCTGAGTGAACCGGTGCGGGGGCTGCTCTATCCCCAGTTCGCCACCCACAATGCCCATACCGTGGCCAGCGTCGCCAGCATGGCCTCCCATGATGAGTTTGAGTTCCAGCGCCTGCACGGTATGGGGGATGCGCTCTATGCAACTGTCAGGGAGCGTTACAGTAACCGGGTACGTATCTACGCCCCGGTGGGGAGCCACAAGGATCTGCTGCCCTACCTGGTGCGGCGGTTACTGGAAAACGGCGCCAACTCCTCTTTTGTGCATCGCTTGATTGATCGGGCGACGCCGGTGGATTCCCTGATCGAACATTCGGTCATCCAGTTGTGCCGTAACCAGACCCTGGCCAATGAGCGTATCCCGTTACCAACGGCAATCTATGGGCCGACACGGGGCAATTCCCAGGGACTGAATATCAACGTGGCGGATCAACGGTTGCCATTGCAACAACAGGTCGCCGGTTTTTACAAACAGCGCTGGCAGGCCTGTCCTATCGTCAACGGCAGCGCCATGGAGACCGGCACGGCGCTGCCGGTACGGGCTCCCCAGGATCGGGCCATCCAGGTGGGCAGCCTGTTTGAGGCGGACAGTGAAACGGTCGCGCAGGCGATCCAGGGAGCACAGCAGGCATTCCCCCGCTGGAACGGGACGCCGGTGAAGGAGCGTTCAGCCGCCCTGGAGCGGGCCGCCGATCTGTTGGAAACTCACCGGGCGGAGTTGATTGCTCTCTGCCAGCTGGAGGCCGGCAAAACTCTGCAGGATGCCATCGACGAAGTGCGCGAGGCGGTGGATTTCTGTCGCTATTACGCGGTACAGGCTCGACAACTGTTTGGTACGCCAGTCACTCTGGACGGTCCCACCGGTGAGACCAATGAACTCTATCTGCAGGGACGGGGAGTGTTTGTCTGTATCAGTCCCTGGAATTTTCCCCTGGCCATCTTCACCGGCCAGGTGATGGCGGCCCTGGTGGCCGGCAACTGCGTGCTTGCAAAACCTGCGGAGCAGACCAGCCTGATCGCCGCCCGTGCTGTCACTCTGTTCCACCAGGCCGGAATTCCGGGCGAGGTGCTGCAACTGGTGCCGGGGGAGGGGCGGCGGATCGGGCCTCTGCTCACTGCCCATGCAGGGATTACCGGCGTGGCCTTTACCGGCTCCACTGAAACGGCCTGGCAGATCAACCGTTCCCTGGCGGCGCGCAACGCACCCATCGCCACACTGGTGGCGGAGACCGGTGGGCAGAATGCCATGATCGTGGATAGTACCGCACTGCCGGAGCAGGTGATTCAGGATGTGGTCGCTTCCGCCTTTACCAGTGCCGGACAGCGCTGCTCCGCGCTGCGGGTACTGTTTGTCCAGGAGGATGTGGCCGACCGCATACTGGATCTGCTCAGGGGAGCCATGGCGGAGCTGACGGTGGGCGATCCCTGTCATCTGGAGAGCGATGTGGGGCCGGTTATTGATGAAGCGGCCCGCCGTACGCTGCAGCAACATATCAGCGAGATGCGCCAGCAGGCCAGGCTGATTGCCGAGACGCCCTTGCCCCCGGATGGGGAAGCCGGCTGTTTCGTGGCACCGGTGGCGTTTGAGATCAAGCGTATGGATCAGCTCGACCGCGAGCACTTTGGTCCTGTCCTGCATGTGATCCGCTTCAAGGCTGCCGGGTTGGACGAGGTGATCAGCCAGATCAACCAGGCCGGCTATGGTCTTACCCTGGGCATCCATTCCCGCAATGAAACCACCAGTCGTTATATTGAATCGCGAGTGCGGGTGGGCAATGTCTATATCAACAGAAACCAGATTGGTGCGGTAGTTGGTGTGCAGCCGTTTGGTGGTCTGGGCCTGTCTGGCACCGGACCCAAAGCGGGCGGTCCACACTATCTGCTGCGCTTCGCCACGGAGAGAACCCGCACCATCAACAGCGCAGCGATTGGTGGTAATGCAACGCTGCTGTCCCTGCAAAACAGCGTGATCCGATGA
- a CDS encoding YhdH/YhfP family quinone oxidoreductase, whose translation MSETQFRALVVEEAEPNRYVTHIRTRRIDELPAGEVLVKVHYSALNYKDALSSIGNKGVTRNYPHTPGIDAAGVVVASEQADFAVGDQIIVTSYDLGMNTDGALAEYIRVPAAWVIKRPQGLSLKAAMMFGTAGLTAALMMDALVRNGVTPEAGPVLVTGATGGVGSLAVAMLAKAGFSVTAVTGKVDAADFLQSLGANEVVGREAIIDTQRPMLKEQWAGVIDVVGGDMLASAIKATRYGGVVTCAGLVGSPELHTTVFPFILRGVSLIGVDSAEADMAERVTAWNRMASEWKPDCLDTLTTEITLDEVPEKLKQILQGQAHGHYLVKIA comes from the coding sequence ATGAGCGAAACACAATTTCGCGCCCTGGTTGTAGAAGAGGCTGAACCGAACAGATATGTCACCCACATCAGGACCCGCCGGATCGACGAACTGCCCGCCGGCGAAGTGCTGGTGAAAGTGCACTACTCTGCCCTGAACTATAAGGATGCCCTCTCCTCCATTGGTAACAAGGGGGTGACCCGCAACTATCCCCACACCCCGGGCATCGATGCGGCCGGTGTGGTTGTCGCCAGTGAACAGGCCGATTTTGCCGTGGGTGACCAGATCATCGTCACCAGCTACGACCTGGGCATGAATACCGACGGTGCCCTGGCTGAATATATTCGTGTGCCGGCGGCCTGGGTGATCAAGCGGCCCCAGGGCCTGAGCCTGAAAGCGGCGATGATGTTCGGCACCGCCGGCCTGACCGCTGCCCTGATGATGGATGCCCTGGTGCGTAACGGCGTCACCCCCGAGGCCGGGCCGGTGCTGGTCACCGGTGCCACCGGTGGCGTGGGCAGCCTGGCGGTGGCCATGCTGGCCAAGGCGGGATTTTCCGTCACAGCGGTTACCGGCAAGGTGGATGCGGCAGACTTTTTACAATCGCTTGGTGCCAACGAAGTGGTTGGCCGGGAAGCGATTATTGACACCCAGCGCCCGATGCTGAAGGAGCAGTGGGCCGGGGTTATCGATGTGGTGGGCGGCGACATGCTGGCCAGCGCCATTAAGGCGACCCGTTATGGCGGCGTTGTCACCTGTGCCGGCCTGGTGGGCTCCCCGGAACTTCACACCACGGTGTTTCCGTTCATCCTGCGCGGGGTATCCCTGATCGGCGTCGACTCGGCTGAAGCCGACATGGCCGAACGGGTCACCGCCTGGAATCGCATGGCCAGCGAATGGAAACCGGACTGCCTGGATACCCTCACCACCGAAATCACCCTCGATGAGGTACCGGAAAAGCTCAAACAGATCCTCCAGGGACAGGCCCATGGCCACTACCTGGTCAAGATAGCCTGA
- a CDS encoding DUF6867 family protein, with protein MSIPVFIGITLLLFGSAGYMTGQAIALTWRPWYQMIPYSLLLGASDRFLIYALFDGELLSPTGYLIDTAVITVIGLLGFRITRVNRMISQYPWLYQRSGLLSWKGIKE; from the coding sequence TTGAGCATACCTGTTTTTATCGGTATTACCCTGCTGCTGTTTGGTAGTGCGGGCTACATGACGGGACAGGCGATCGCCCTCACCTGGCGTCCCTGGTACCAGATGATTCCCTATTCGCTGCTGCTCGGGGCGAGTGACCGTTTTCTGATTTACGCACTGTTTGACGGTGAGTTGTTGTCACCGACAGGTTACCTGATTGATACAGCGGTTATCACCGTGATCGGTTTACTGGGTTTCAGAATCACCCGGGTAAACCGCATGATCAGTCAATATCCCTGGCTCTATCAACGATCCGGCTTGTTGAGCTGGAAAGGTATTAAGGAGTGA